Proteins encoded in a region of the Gopherus flavomarginatus isolate rGopFla2 chromosome 19, rGopFla2.mat.asm, whole genome shotgun sequence genome:
- the LOC127037661 gene encoding eosinophil peroxidase-like has protein sequence MEAAIGQSGYNAWRQFCGLSQPRNFAELSAVLRNPELARKFMDLYGTPDNIDIWIGALAEPFVPNGRVGPLLACIIGTQFRKLRDGDRFWWENPGVFTPQQRRALSRTSLSRVLCDNTRIREVPRDAFKVNRYPEDFVNCRVIDSLDLSPWRQRSN, from the exons atggaggctgcCATTGGCCAGTCAG GGTATAACGCCTGGAGGCAATTCTGTGGGCTCTCACAGCCTCGCAACTTCGCTGAACTCTCTGCAGTGCTGAGAAATCCTGAGCTGGCCAGGAAGTTCATGGATCTGTACGGGACACCAGACAATATCGACATCTGGATTGGGGCACTCGCGGAGCCATTTGTTCCCAATGGCAGAGTGGGACCTCTCCTGGCTTGCATCATTGGAACTCAGTTCAGGAAATTGCGAGATGGGGACAG ATTCTGGTGGGAGAATCCCGGGGTTTTCACTCCACAGCAGCGCCGTGCCCTGAGCAGAACTTCATTGTCACGGGTTCTCTGTGATAACACTCGCATTAGAGAGGTGCCCAGAGATGCGTTCAAGGTCAACCGCTATCCTGAGGACTTTGTGAACTGCAGAGTGATCGACAGTCTTGACTTGTCACCTTGGAGACAACGCAGTAACTAG